From a single Couchioplanes caeruleus genomic region:
- a CDS encoding sigma-70 family RNA polymerase sigma factor, giving the protein MTDTTELPATIGTTHDAPSARDIEDLVREHMPMVGHLVRELLNRVPGHVHADDLSSAGFAALLGAARAFDVTRGIPFHRFAAVRIRGALLDELRGQDWASRSVRARARRTAQARQELTAALGRTPSEAEVAEMLGIGVAELAAVEDDVQKAALLSLQGFPTGAAEEMVPELSEGPEDLLLKRERLGYLHQAIQALPERLRMVVTQSFLQEQPLSEVAAELGVTESRISQLRTEALRLLREGLNSSLAPELLTVAAGGPRTRKGCLQRRRSEYFARVAEQGNLHTRLALTDSHGVPIAFAA; this is encoded by the coding sequence GTGACCGACACGACCGAACTCCCCGCCACCATCGGCACGACCCACGACGCGCCCTCCGCGCGGGACATCGAGGACCTGGTCCGCGAGCACATGCCGATGGTGGGCCATCTGGTCCGGGAGCTGCTGAACCGGGTGCCCGGCCATGTCCACGCCGACGACCTGTCGTCCGCCGGGTTCGCCGCGCTCCTCGGGGCCGCCCGCGCGTTCGACGTGACCCGGGGCATCCCGTTCCACCGGTTCGCCGCCGTGCGGATCCGCGGCGCGCTCCTCGACGAGCTGCGCGGGCAGGACTGGGCGAGCCGTTCCGTACGGGCCCGGGCGCGCCGCACCGCGCAGGCGCGCCAGGAGCTCACGGCCGCGCTGGGGCGTACGCCCTCCGAGGCCGAGGTCGCCGAGATGCTGGGTATCGGGGTGGCGGAGCTGGCGGCCGTCGAGGACGACGTGCAGAAGGCGGCCCTGCTCAGCCTTCAGGGTTTCCCGACCGGCGCGGCCGAGGAGATGGTGCCGGAGCTCTCCGAGGGACCCGAGGACCTGCTGCTGAAGCGGGAACGGCTGGGCTACCTGCACCAGGCGATCCAGGCGTTGCCGGAGCGGTTGCGGATGGTGGTCACCCAGTCGTTCCTGCAGGAGCAGCCGCTCAGCGAGGTCGCCGCCGAGCTGGGTGTCACCGAGTCGCGGATCTCGCAGCTGCGGACGGAGGCGTTGCGCCTGCTGCGCGAGGGGCTGAACAGCTCGCTCGCCCCGGAGCTGCTGACCGTGGCGGCGGGGGGACCGCGGACGCGGAAGGGGTGCCTCCAGCGCCGGCGCAGCGAGTACTTCGCGCGGGTGGCCGAGCAGGGGAACCTGCACACCCGGCTGGCGTTGACGGACAGTCACGGCGTACCCATCGCTTTCGCGGCCTGA
- a CDS encoding urease subunit beta, giving the protein MIPGEILPGDGDIEINPGRSVVTLTVRNTGDRPVQVGSHYHFAESNAALDFDRDAAWGHRLAVPAGTSVRFEPGMPRDVRLVRLGGARIVPGLRGLAGGPLDPSPREDIEPAGALDEDLPENGSAR; this is encoded by the coding sequence GTGATCCCCGGCGAGATCCTGCCGGGCGACGGGGACATCGAGATCAATCCGGGCCGGTCGGTGGTGACGCTGACCGTCCGCAACACCGGCGACCGGCCCGTACAGGTCGGGTCGCACTACCACTTCGCCGAGTCCAACGCGGCGCTCGACTTCGACCGGGACGCGGCGTGGGGGCATCGGCTGGCCGTACCGGCCGGGACGTCGGTGCGCTTCGAGCCCGGCATGCCGCGCGACGTCCGGCTCGTCCGGCTCGGCGGCGCCCGGATCGTGCCGGGCCTGCGCGGGCTCGCCGGCGGCCCGCTCGACCCGTCGCCCCGCGAGGACATCGAGCCCGCCGGCGCCCTGGACGAGGACCTGCCGGAGAACGGGAGCGCCCGATGA
- a CDS encoding protein kinase domain-containing protein gives MSTTDLPGSSLLANRYRLVERLGAGGMSVVWRGFDEVLGRQVAVKVLPPSTSADPSFRRRLRAEAQAAARLSHPHITNVYDYGEATTVDGEPVPYVVMELVDGESLAAVLARVHRLPWPAAVRISSEVSAALAAAHARGIVHRDVTPANVMLTPSGAKVVDFGISALIGENDIDPDGSLLGTPAYLAPERLEGGQVSPATDVYAVGLLIYRTLIGQLPWDVGTTTALLRAHQYTEPEPLPPVEGLPGAVSALIARCLEKRPSDRPSSAELAHVLGTVSAGVPSARAFVPDWADNGEDTTILPSARDTDGLGRIRPGHARIADSAPARAGRGVAAVPPAAAAAAADTDLAGDAPVSPAPGAPAQPVSVAEVEAAVGTPGQPGANSAPAAPMAPPQRGGRNSRFGPVPPAPAGPAPAAFSPSVPGDDHSPEASAGSSGPALRPAFGAPPSLRPPSRTDPSAPARAGSGTPPPQRPGAAPAGAAPGPGRGGTTRRRRIVLMASAGALMVGVGAWALSLTTGDAPDDVVVSGVGPQPTQLVGANKCVVSYAVWSDDGSRFKAAVTLANRDVKAIKNWKLWFLMPGDQVVSGNGKLALDQQNRAVTVQAKTALDPQATQTMQFTGRYEASNSAPMVFQLDGQTCETFVSPKPGEPSRPVEHLTNGQVRLGPVPNRQNPLPGTSVDPSGVIVPVPVESADPGASKPVATTPGTPIATTTTGGTGTGGTGGNPDDEPAPGVPPETTTPATTPATSETPSRDPSPPPSFNNGDEEEPQSPGGFG, from the coding sequence ATGAGCACGACGGACCTGCCCGGTTCGAGTTTGCTCGCCAACCGTTACCGGTTGGTGGAGCGGCTCGGCGCCGGCGGGATGTCAGTGGTGTGGCGAGGCTTCGACGAGGTCCTCGGACGGCAGGTGGCGGTCAAGGTACTGCCCCCGTCGACGAGCGCGGACCCGTCGTTCCGGCGCCGGCTGCGGGCCGAGGCCCAGGCCGCGGCGCGGCTCAGCCACCCGCACATCACCAACGTGTACGACTACGGCGAGGCGACCACCGTCGACGGTGAGCCCGTGCCGTACGTCGTGATGGAGCTGGTCGACGGCGAGTCGCTCGCCGCCGTGCTCGCCCGGGTGCACCGGCTGCCCTGGCCGGCGGCCGTACGCATCTCCTCGGAGGTCTCCGCGGCGCTCGCCGCCGCACACGCCCGCGGCATCGTGCACCGCGACGTGACCCCGGCCAACGTGATGCTCACGCCCTCGGGCGCGAAGGTCGTGGACTTCGGCATCTCGGCGCTCATCGGCGAGAACGACATCGACCCGGACGGCAGCCTGCTCGGCACCCCGGCCTACCTCGCGCCCGAGCGGCTCGAGGGCGGCCAGGTCAGCCCGGCCACCGACGTGTACGCGGTCGGCCTGCTGATCTACCGCACGCTCATCGGCCAGCTGCCCTGGGACGTCGGCACCACGACCGCCCTGCTGCGCGCCCACCAGTACACCGAGCCGGAGCCGCTGCCGCCGGTCGAAGGCCTGCCCGGCGCGGTGTCCGCGCTGATCGCCCGGTGCCTGGAGAAGAGGCCGTCCGACCGGCCGTCCAGCGCCGAGCTCGCGCACGTCCTCGGCACCGTGTCGGCCGGCGTGCCGTCCGCGCGCGCCTTCGTGCCCGACTGGGCCGACAACGGCGAGGACACCACGATCCTGCCGTCCGCCCGGGACACCGACGGGCTCGGGCGGATCCGCCCCGGCCACGCCCGGATCGCCGACTCGGCGCCCGCCCGTGCGGGCCGGGGAGTGGCAGCCGTTCCGCCGGCCGCCGCAGCGGCAGCCGCCGACACCGACCTGGCCGGCGACGCGCCGGTCTCGCCCGCGCCCGGCGCGCCGGCGCAGCCCGTTTCCGTCGCCGAGGTCGAGGCCGCCGTGGGCACCCCCGGCCAGCCCGGGGCCAACAGCGCCCCAGCGGCACCGATGGCCCCACCGCAGCGCGGTGGCCGCAACAGCCGCTTCGGCCCGGTACCGCCCGCGCCCGCGGGCCCGGCCCCGGCCGCGTTCTCGCCGTCCGTTCCGGGCGACGACCACTCACCCGAGGCTTCTGCGGGGTCGAGCGGCCCGGCATTGCGCCCGGCGTTCGGCGCGCCGCCTTCCCTGCGGCCCCCGTCGCGCACCGACCCGTCCGCCCCGGCGCGTGCCGGCAGCGGCACCCCGCCGCCCCAGCGTCCCGGAGCGGCACCGGCCGGGGCGGCACCCGGTCCCGGCCGCGGCGGCACCACCCGGCGCCGGCGCATCGTGCTCATGGCCAGCGCGGGCGCGCTCATGGTCGGCGTCGGCGCCTGGGCGCTGAGCCTCACCACCGGCGACGCGCCCGACGACGTCGTGGTCAGCGGGGTCGGTCCGCAGCCCACCCAGCTGGTCGGCGCCAACAAGTGCGTGGTCAGCTACGCCGTCTGGTCCGACGACGGCAGCCGCTTCAAGGCCGCGGTCACCCTCGCCAACCGCGACGTCAAGGCGATCAAGAACTGGAAGCTCTGGTTCCTCATGCCGGGCGACCAGGTCGTCTCCGGCAACGGCAAGCTTGCCCTGGACCAGCAGAACCGGGCGGTGACCGTCCAGGCGAAGACGGCCCTCGACCCGCAGGCCACCCAGACGATGCAGTTCACCGGCCGCTACGAGGCCAGCAACTCCGCGCCGATGGTGTTCCAGCTCGACGGGCAGACCTGCGAGACGTTCGTGTCGCCCAAGCCGGGCGAGCCGTCGCGGCCGGTCGAGCACCTCACCAACGGCCAGGTCCGCCTCGGCCCGGTGCCGAACCGGCAGAACCCGCTGCCCGGCACCTCCGTCGACCCGAGCGGCGTCATCGTGCCGGTCCCGGTCGAGAGCGCGGACCCGGGCGCCAGCAAGCCCGTCGCCACGACGCCGGGCACGCCCATCGCGACGACAACCACCGGCGGCACCGGTACGGGCGGCACCGGCGGCAACCCGGACGACGAACCGGCCCCCGGCGTCCCCCCGGAAACCACGACGCCGGCGACCACGCCCGCCACGTCCGAGACGCCGAGCCGGGATCCGTCCCCTCCGCCGTCGTTCAACAACGGCGACGAAGAAGAGCCTCAGTCGCCGGGCGGGTTCGGGTAA
- a CDS encoding urease subunit gamma, translating to MFLSQHEQERLLIHVAADVARRRRERGLRLNHPEATAIITAFLLEGARDGRTVAELMDAGRRVLTRDDVMEGVPEMIPEVQVEATFPDGTKLVTVHGPIS from the coding sequence GTGTTCCTCAGCCAGCACGAGCAGGAACGGCTGCTCATCCACGTCGCGGCGGACGTCGCCCGGCGCCGGCGGGAGCGCGGGCTGCGCCTGAACCACCCCGAGGCGACGGCGATCATCACCGCGTTCCTGCTGGAGGGTGCGCGGGACGGGCGTACGGTCGCCGAGCTCATGGACGCCGGGCGCCGGGTGCTGACCCGTGACGACGTCATGGAGGGCGTACCGGAGATGATCCCCGAGGTGCAGGTCGAAGCGACGTTCCCGGACGGCACCAAGCTCGTCACCGTGCACGGGCCCATCTCGTGA
- the cphA gene encoding cyanophycin synthetase, with product MKILSLRHLRGPNVHLSRPAVVARLRLDELAGRETSDIAGFTERLLRALPGLTEHHCAAGAPGGFVSRMRGGTYFGHVTEHVMLELSQCIGRDVSFGRTVSTAEPGVYDLIVECPVDESPGSRLPGRLFDAAVDLVTSVAAGARVSAADLRARLTELGDLAEREATGPSTRSIIAAARRRGIPVERYGDLSLLRLGWGTRRRLAWAAMTDRTSGVGIDIAGDKQVTRRLLADAGIPVAPGGAARGAEEAVRLFDDLGAPVVVKPRHGRQGEHVALNLRTGEEVEAACVAAGEDVVVERYLPGRDYRVLIVAGEVVAAAERIAAHVVGDGESTVAQLVERTNADPRRGTGHSRVLTRIDLDDTAATVLQRQGCTADSVPEAGRQVWLRDNANLSTGGTGHDVTDRIHPDVARMCRRVAAVAGLDIAGIDLRLGDIAAPVPPVGDPDDVTGGVIEVNAVPGLRMHLSPVHGRSRDVGDAIVRAMFPGGSDGRIPTVAVTGTNGKTSVARMAAHILAGKGLRVGLTTTDGVSIDGRTVHRGDATGPRSAQMVLGDPGVQAAVLETARGGILRRGLGYDWTDVGVITNITADHLGQDGLGSIEDIAHVKALIAERVKDGGTLVLNADDPWVRSLPDRPRVRADRKRIVWFGTDARQPVVATHLGQGGTAYLLQDGWLVQATGARRTPLLRASEVPGTFGGAAPYAAVNALAAIAAARALGASTDTVTERLADFEPRVHNPGRGTVLRLGEVTLFVDYAHNPAALAEVLRTLERLYGRDRCVAAVTLPGDRRDDLLAACAQVIADGVTRAVLYDDEDPRGREPGEVSALVEREMRGRRPNLRAVRADGYRAAVGEALRLATPGDVVLVMYESLAPMLAHLEELGAVPAGPAPAPALLSAWQNRAVLSHVPVSATNKA from the coding sequence ATGAAGATCCTCAGCCTGCGCCACCTGCGCGGCCCCAACGTCCACCTGTCCCGGCCCGCGGTCGTGGCCCGGCTGCGCCTCGACGAGCTGGCCGGGCGGGAGACCAGCGACATCGCGGGTTTCACCGAGCGGCTCCTGCGGGCGTTGCCGGGGCTCACCGAGCACCACTGCGCCGCCGGGGCGCCGGGCGGCTTCGTCAGCCGCATGCGCGGGGGCACGTACTTCGGCCACGTCACCGAGCACGTGATGCTGGAGCTGTCGCAGTGCATCGGGCGGGACGTCAGCTTCGGGCGTACGGTCTCCACCGCCGAGCCCGGGGTCTACGACCTGATCGTGGAGTGCCCGGTCGACGAGTCGCCCGGCTCCCGGCTGCCCGGCCGGCTCTTCGACGCCGCGGTCGACCTGGTCACGTCGGTGGCCGCCGGCGCCCGGGTGTCCGCGGCGGACCTGCGGGCGCGCCTCACCGAGCTGGGCGACCTCGCGGAGCGCGAGGCGACCGGCCCCAGCACCCGGTCGATCATCGCCGCGGCCCGCCGCCGCGGCATCCCGGTCGAACGGTACGGCGACCTGAGCCTGCTCCGCCTCGGCTGGGGCACCCGGCGCCGGCTCGCCTGGGCCGCCATGACCGACCGGACCAGCGGCGTGGGCATCGACATCGCCGGCGACAAGCAGGTCACCCGGCGGTTGCTCGCCGACGCGGGCATCCCGGTGGCGCCCGGCGGCGCGGCGCGCGGCGCGGAGGAGGCCGTCCGGCTGTTCGACGACCTCGGCGCTCCGGTCGTGGTCAAGCCCCGGCACGGCCGGCAGGGCGAGCACGTGGCGCTGAACCTGCGGACCGGCGAGGAGGTGGAGGCCGCCTGCGTGGCCGCGGGCGAGGACGTGGTCGTGGAGCGGTACCTGCCCGGGCGCGACTACCGGGTGCTCATCGTCGCCGGCGAGGTCGTCGCCGCGGCCGAGCGGATCGCCGCCCACGTCGTCGGGGACGGCGAGAGCACGGTCGCGCAGCTCGTCGAGCGCACCAACGCCGACCCGCGCCGCGGTACGGGGCACTCCCGCGTCCTGACCCGCATCGACCTGGACGACACGGCCGCCACGGTGCTGCAGCGGCAGGGCTGCACCGCGGACAGCGTCCCGGAGGCGGGCCGGCAGGTGTGGTTGCGCGACAACGCCAACCTCTCCACGGGCGGCACGGGCCACGACGTCACCGACCGCATCCATCCGGACGTGGCCCGGATGTGCCGGCGCGTCGCCGCGGTCGCCGGGCTCGACATCGCCGGCATCGACCTGCGCCTGGGCGACATCGCGGCGCCCGTACCGCCGGTCGGCGATCCCGACGACGTCACCGGCGGCGTGATCGAGGTGAACGCCGTACCGGGCCTGCGCATGCACCTCTCGCCGGTGCACGGGCGCTCCCGCGACGTGGGCGACGCGATCGTCCGGGCGATGTTCCCCGGCGGCTCCGACGGGCGCATCCCGACCGTCGCCGTGACCGGCACGAACGGCAAGACGTCGGTCGCGCGGATGGCCGCGCACATCCTGGCGGGCAAGGGGTTGCGGGTCGGGCTCACCACGACCGACGGCGTCAGCATCGACGGCCGTACGGTGCACCGCGGCGACGCGACCGGCCCCCGCTCGGCGCAGATGGTCCTCGGCGACCCCGGCGTGCAGGCCGCCGTGCTGGAGACCGCGCGCGGGGGCATCCTGCGCCGCGGCCTCGGCTACGACTGGACCGACGTCGGCGTGATCACCAACATCACCGCCGACCACCTCGGCCAGGACGGCCTCGGCTCGATCGAGGACATCGCGCACGTCAAGGCCCTCATCGCCGAACGCGTCAAGGACGGCGGCACGCTGGTGCTCAACGCCGACGACCCGTGGGTGCGCAGCCTGCCCGACCGTCCCCGGGTACGCGCGGACCGCAAGCGCATCGTGTGGTTCGGCACGGACGCGCGGCAACCGGTGGTCGCCACCCACCTCGGTCAGGGGGGTACGGCGTACCTGCTGCAGGACGGCTGGCTGGTGCAGGCCACGGGGGCGCGGCGGACGCCGTTGCTGCGGGCGTCCGAGGTGCCCGGGACGTTCGGGGGCGCGGCGCCGTACGCGGCCGTCAACGCCCTCGCCGCGATCGCCGCCGCCCGTGCCCTGGGCGCCTCGACGGACACGGTCACCGAACGGCTCGCCGACTTCGAGCCGCGCGTGCACAACCCCGGCCGCGGCACGGTGCTGCGCCTGGGTGAGGTCACGCTCTTCGTCGACTACGCCCACAATCCGGCGGCGCTCGCCGAGGTGCTGCGTACGCTCGAGCGCCTGTACGGCCGCGACCGCTGCGTCGCCGCGGTGACCCTGCCCGGCGACCGCCGCGACGACCTGCTGGCCGCCTGTGCCCAGGTGATCGCCGACGGCGTCACGCGCGCGGTCCTCTACGACGACGAGGACCCGCGGGGCCGGGAGCCGGGCGAGGTGTCGGCCCTCGTGGAGCGGGAGATGCGGGGACGGCGCCCGAACCTGCGCGCGGTGCGGGCGGACGGCTACCGCGCGGCGGTGGGGGAGGCGCTGCGCCTCGCCACACCGGGCGACGTCGTCCTCGTCATGTACGAGAGCCTCGCCCCGATGCTGGCGCACCTGGAGGAACTCGGCGCGGTGCCGGCGGGTCCCGCTCCGGCACCGGCGCTCCTGTCCGCCTGGCAGAACCGTGCCGTTTTGTCCCACGTTCCGGTGAGTGCGACCAACAAAGCATGA
- a CDS encoding MFS transporter has protein sequence MTTAAEETSAWAPLRDRVFRGLWIGVLASNVGTWMQTVGASWRLVHEPDAATYVSLVQTATMLPVLLLALPSGTLADTFDRRRLLLGVQLGLFAVAAALTALTAADRMPPALLLVFTFLLGVGQALTLPTWQAVIPEVVPRGELAAASALGAVNTNLARSAGPAVAGLIVAQAGVPVVFGLNAVSFAVFAVALLRRPPQGGATHAERFGPALRAGGRYVRYSPIVRRTLLRVLLFVLPGSVVWGLLPLVADRELGMGSSGYGVLLAALGVGAILGALLMPRIRERVPPNRLLILSGTVYAAALLVVALVPYATAVVPALVVAGLAWMAQVSRMNASMQLFLPNWVRARGFAVYQVVFAGGQAFGAFAWGQVTQAWGLRAAYLAAAALMALGTATVRWLPLREQAGDRSAAAYWPEPHLMLEPHLDEGPVLVTATWRVKPENRAAFVAAMQAVRRSRQRTGATRWGLFRNGEHADDFVEVYLVPTWEEHLRQHEGRLTASDEREEERAVALAEGPATVTHLLPAHYPD, from the coding sequence GTGACCACGGCAGCCGAGGAGACCAGCGCCTGGGCGCCGTTGCGGGACAGGGTCTTCCGCGGCCTCTGGATCGGGGTGCTCGCCAGCAACGTCGGCACCTGGATGCAGACCGTCGGCGCGTCCTGGCGGCTGGTGCACGAGCCGGACGCGGCCACATACGTCAGCCTCGTGCAGACCGCCACCATGCTGCCCGTGCTGCTGCTGGCGCTGCCGTCCGGCACGCTCGCCGACACGTTCGACCGGCGACGGCTGCTGCTGGGCGTACAGCTGGGATTGTTCGCCGTGGCCGCGGCCCTGACCGCGCTGACGGCGGCCGACCGGATGCCGCCCGCGCTGCTCCTGGTCTTCACGTTCCTGCTCGGCGTCGGCCAGGCGCTGACGCTGCCGACCTGGCAGGCGGTCATCCCGGAGGTCGTGCCGCGCGGCGAGCTGGCCGCCGCGTCCGCGCTCGGCGCGGTCAACACCAACCTCGCCCGCTCGGCCGGCCCCGCGGTCGCCGGGCTGATCGTCGCGCAGGCCGGGGTTCCGGTCGTCTTCGGCCTCAACGCCGTGTCGTTCGCGGTCTTCGCGGTGGCGCTGCTGCGCCGGCCGCCGCAGGGCGGGGCGACCCACGCCGAGCGGTTCGGTCCGGCGCTGCGGGCGGGTGGCCGGTACGTGCGCTACTCGCCGATCGTCCGCCGGACCCTGCTGCGGGTGCTGCTGTTCGTGCTGCCCGGCAGCGTCGTGTGGGGGCTGCTGCCGCTGGTCGCCGACCGGGAGCTGGGCATGGGCTCCAGCGGGTACGGCGTCCTGCTGGCCGCCCTCGGCGTCGGGGCGATCCTGGGCGCCCTGCTCATGCCCCGCATCCGCGAGCGGGTCCCGCCCAACCGGCTCCTGATCCTCTCCGGCACCGTGTACGCCGCCGCGCTGCTGGTCGTGGCGCTGGTGCCGTACGCGACGGCGGTGGTGCCGGCCCTCGTGGTGGCCGGGCTGGCGTGGATGGCGCAGGTGTCGCGGATGAACGCGAGCATGCAGCTGTTCCTGCCCAACTGGGTACGCGCCCGCGGCTTCGCCGTCTACCAGGTCGTCTTCGCCGGCGGGCAGGCGTTCGGGGCGTTCGCGTGGGGTCAGGTGACGCAGGCGTGGGGGCTGCGGGCGGCGTACCTGGCCGCGGCGGCGCTCATGGCGCTGGGCACGGCCACGGTCCGGTGGCTGCCGCTGCGCGAGCAGGCCGGTGACCGCAGCGCGGCCGCGTACTGGCCGGAGCCGCACCTGATGCTCGAACCGCACCTGGACGAGGGCCCGGTCCTCGTCACCGCAACGTGGCGGGTGAAGCCGGAGAACCGGGCCGCGTTCGTCGCCGCGATGCAGGCCGTACGCCGGTCCCGCCAGCGCACCGGCGCCACCCGCTGGGGCCTGTTCCGCAACGGGGAGCACGCCGACGACTTCGTCGAGGTCTATCTGGTGCCGACGTGGGAGGAGCATCTGCGTCAGCACGAGGGCCGGCTGACCGCCAGCGACGAGCGGGAGGAGGAGCGGGCCGTGGCGCTCGCCGAGGGGCCCGCGACGGTCACCCACCTCCTGCCCGCCCACTACCCGGATTAG
- a CDS encoding cyanophycinase: protein MAARLLIIGGAERHGACGLDILRRFVELAGGPAADIIVIATASGEPAVLEAEYATLFTRLGARQARGLRITTRAQANEATVIQALAAATGVFFTGGDQLRITTVLGGTLTDSALQTLVQAGTIVLGGTSAGAAMMSGTMILSGAAPGVTRASVRTGPGLEFLPGVVIDMHFAERGRLNRLLSAVAMYPHELGLGIDEDTAILAEGDRFEVLGSGTVTVVDAGCATDIRVPADGPIALSGARLHVLPAGSRFELSGRRPVEAVAGERGHVR from the coding sequence GTGGCGGCCCGGCTACTGATCATCGGCGGCGCGGAGCGGCACGGCGCCTGCGGCCTGGACATCCTGCGCCGCTTCGTGGAGCTGGCCGGCGGACCCGCCGCCGACATCATCGTCATCGCCACCGCCAGCGGCGAGCCCGCCGTCCTCGAGGCCGAGTACGCCACCCTGTTCACCCGGCTCGGCGCCCGCCAGGCCCGTGGGCTGCGCATCACCACCCGCGCCCAGGCCAACGAGGCCACCGTCATCCAGGCCCTCGCCGCGGCCACCGGCGTGTTCTTCACCGGCGGCGACCAGCTGCGCATCACCACGGTCCTCGGCGGCACCCTCACCGACTCCGCCCTGCAGACGCTCGTGCAGGCCGGCACGATCGTGCTCGGCGGCACCAGCGCGGGCGCGGCGATGATGTCCGGCACGATGATCCTCAGCGGCGCGGCCCCCGGCGTCACCCGGGCCAGCGTGCGGACCGGGCCGGGCCTGGAATTCCTGCCGGGCGTGGTCATCGACATGCACTTCGCCGAGCGGGGCCGGCTCAACCGGCTGCTCAGCGCCGTCGCCATGTACCCGCACGAGCTCGGCCTGGGCATCGACGAGGACACCGCGATCCTCGCCGAGGGCGACCGCTTCGAGGTGCTCGGCTCCGGGACGGTCACCGTCGTCGACGCCGGCTGCGCCACCGACATCCGGGTCCCCGCCGACGGGCCCATCGCGCTCAGCGGGGCGCGCCTGCACGTGCTGCCTGCCGGGAGCAGGTTCGAACTGTCCGGACGCCGCCCGGTCGAGGCGGTCGCCGGGGAACGGGGACACGTCCGATGA